The following proteins are encoded in a genomic region of Paenibacillus sp. FSL H3-0469:
- the ispE gene encoding 4-(cytidine 5'-diphospho)-2-C-methyl-D-erythritol kinase, with amino-acid sequence MKMYEKAPAKINLMLDVLHKRADGFHEVEMIMTMVDLADRLELSELKRDSIIISSQAGYIPLDEKNLAFQAARLIKDRYNVRSGVHIHLDKRIPVAAGLAGGSSDAAATLRGLNRLWRLGIPVQELQELGAELGSDVPFCVTGGTALATGRGERLTQIANPPQMWVILAKPPINVSTAEVYGRVRAGNIAVHPSALRMQQALEAGDFSAVCEGLGNVLEDVTLKLHPEVQQLKEAMLKLGADGVLMSGSGPTVFGLVSKHSKVARIYNGLRGFCKEVYAVRSLS; translated from the coding sequence TTGAAAATGTATGAGAAGGCACCGGCAAAAATTAATCTGATGCTGGATGTGCTGCATAAGCGGGCTGACGGATTTCATGAAGTGGAAATGATAATGACAATGGTCGATCTGGCGGACCGTCTGGAGCTGTCGGAGCTGAAGCGGGATTCGATTATTATCTCAAGCCAGGCCGGATATATTCCGCTGGATGAGAAGAATCTGGCCTTCCAGGCGGCAAGGCTGATCAAGGACCGGTATAACGTCAGAAGCGGAGTACATATCCATCTGGACAAAAGAATTCCGGTCGCTGCCGGCCTCGCCGGCGGCAGCAGCGATGCCGCGGCTACGCTGCGCGGCCTGAACCGGCTCTGGCGCCTGGGCATCCCGGTGCAGGAGCTGCAGGAGCTGGGCGCTGAGCTGGGCTCAGACGTTCCGTTCTGCGTCACAGGAGGTACTGCCCTGGCTACGGGCAGGGGCGAACGGCTGACCCAAATCGCGAATCCTCCGCAAATGTGGGTCATCCTGGCGAAGCCGCCGATCAATGTATCGACGGCTGAGGTATACGGACGCGTGCGCGCCGGCAACATAGCGGTGCATCCGTCCGCGCTCCGCATGCAGCAGGCTCTGGAGGCCGGCGACTTCTCAGCCGTCTGTGAGGGCCTCGGCAACGTGCTGGAGGATGTGACTCTGAAGCTGCACCCTGAGGTGCAGCAGCTCAAGGAAGCGATGCTGAAGCTGGGGGCGGACGGTGTGCTGATGTCGGGGAGTGGTCCGACCGTATTTGGCCTTGTCTCCAAGCACTCTAAGGTGGCCAGAATTTATAACGGGCTGCGCGGATTCTGTAAGGAAGTCTATGCAGTGCGTTCGCTTAGCTAA
- the yabG gene encoding sporulation peptidase YabG — translation MNLGDLVIRKSYGGDVTFRVDNILQNRAVIKGTEFRLLADSPLEDLVQVPPTRVTERGARAQIKATESLTWLRKDRQIQSQRSGESVSGSTGTWGPSPKEAAYFEVPGKVLHLDGDALYLKKSLSLYEQLRIPAEGHHVNESKMAETLYRLLPRVRPDIVVITGHDGVLKQQQNYDLYSLSSYKNSQNFVAAIQVAREYERNFDALTIVAGACQSHFEALLGNGANFASSPGRILIHALDPVYIAAKASFTSIRDTVNLSDVLSHTISGNQGMGGIETRGSFRIGMPQLQNLATLKVAPSVL, via the coding sequence ATGAATCTAGGAGACTTGGTCATTCGTAAATCCTATGGCGGCGATGTGACCTTCCGGGTAGACAATATATTGCAGAATAGAGCAGTCATTAAAGGCACGGAGTTCCGTCTGCTGGCGGATTCTCCGCTGGAGGATCTGGTTCAGGTGCCTCCTACAAGGGTTACCGAGCGGGGAGCGCGCGCGCAGATCAAGGCAACAGAATCTCTTACCTGGCTGCGTAAAGACCGGCAGATCCAGAGCCAGCGAAGCGGAGAGAGCGTATCGGGGTCCACGGGAACCTGGGGCCCGTCTCCGAAGGAAGCGGCATACTTTGAAGTGCCGGGCAAGGTCCTGCATTTGGATGGGGATGCGCTCTATCTGAAGAAGAGCCTGAGCCTCTACGAGCAGCTGCGCATACCGGCGGAGGGACATCATGTCAACGAATCCAAAATGGCGGAGACGCTGTACCGTCTGCTGCCCCGTGTGCGTCCCGATATCGTAGTGATTACCGGCCATGATGGAGTACTTAAGCAACAGCAGAATTATGATCTGTACAGTCTGAGCAGCTATAAGAATTCACAGAATTTTGTGGCAGCCATCCAGGTGGCCCGTGAATATGAGCGGAATTTTGATGCTTTGACGATTGTAGCCGGAGCCTGCCAGTCGCACTTTGAGGCTCTTCTGGGCAATGGCGCCAACTTCGCCAGCTCTCCGGGCAGAATACTCATTCACGCTCTGGACCCGGTGTATATTGCGGCCAAGGCCTCTTTTACCTCTATCCGGGATACGGTGAACTTAAGCGATGTCCTGAGCCATACGATCAGCGGCAATCAGGGGATGGGCGGAATAGAGACGCGGGGCAGCTTCCGGATCGGAATGCCCCAGCTGCAGAACCTGGCTACGCTGAAGGTTGCACCTTCCGTGCTGTAG
- the glmU gene encoding bifunctional UDP-N-acetylglucosamine diphosphorylase/glucosamine-1-phosphate N-acetyltransferase GlmU, translated as MKRMAVVLAAGQGKRMKSKLYKVLHPVCGKPMVGHVLDTVKATGCQRNVVVVGHGAEKVKAYLGGDAEYVLQDVQLGTGHAVKQAKDLLGSEEGTTIVICGDTPLVMSETLEGMMALHEAQNAAATVLTAVMEQPAGYGRIIRGEDGGVLKIVEQKDCTESEAAVHEINTGTYCFDNAKLFAALEKVTNTNNQQEYYLTDVIGILRAQGDIVLGYQAHDAAESIGVNDRLALSEAEGYMRQRINRGHMLGGVTIIDPASTYIGAEVEIGADTVLYPGTVLKGKTVIGEDCMIGPASEIEDCVIMDGAAVKHSVLNQAQVGTRASVGPFAYLRPGTVLGEGVKVGDFVEIKNATIGDGSKVSHLSYVGDAEVGKNVNIGCGAITVNYDGYNKFRTEIGDDAFIGSNVNLVAPVTVGKGAFIVAGSTITRPVSENDLAIARARQENKPGYAEKIRSRAKSKKDQHSPS; from the coding sequence TTGAAAAGAATGGCTGTTGTACTTGCTGCAGGTCAAGGCAAGCGCATGAAATCTAAATTATACAAGGTGCTGCACCCTGTCTGCGGTAAACCGATGGTAGGGCACGTGCTTGATACAGTGAAGGCGACCGGATGCCAGCGTAATGTAGTTGTTGTAGGCCACGGCGCCGAGAAGGTTAAGGCATACTTAGGCGGGGATGCCGAATATGTGCTGCAGGATGTCCAGCTTGGAACCGGCCATGCCGTCAAGCAGGCCAAGGATCTCCTGGGCAGTGAAGAAGGAACCACCATTGTGATCTGCGGAGATACGCCGCTTGTCATGAGCGAGACACTTGAAGGCATGATGGCTTTGCATGAAGCACAGAATGCTGCTGCAACAGTCCTTACTGCTGTTATGGAGCAGCCTGCCGGATACGGCCGGATTATCCGCGGTGAAGACGGCGGAGTGCTGAAGATTGTGGAACAGAAGGACTGCACAGAGAGTGAAGCTGCGGTTCACGAGATCAATACAGGGACGTATTGTTTTGATAATGCTAAGCTCTTTGCCGCTCTGGAGAAGGTTACGAACACCAACAACCAGCAGGAGTATTATTTGACGGATGTTATCGGCATACTCCGGGCGCAAGGTGATATCGTTCTGGGTTATCAGGCCCATGATGCAGCGGAGTCCATTGGTGTAAATGACCGGCTGGCGTTGTCTGAAGCCGAAGGCTATATGCGTCAGCGCATCAACCGGGGGCATATGCTCGGCGGAGTCACTATCATCGATCCGGCTTCAACCTACATCGGGGCAGAGGTTGAGATTGGAGCAGATACGGTGCTGTATCCAGGCACGGTACTCAAGGGCAAGACAGTGATCGGCGAAGATTGTATGATCGGTCCGGCAAGTGAAATTGAAGACTGCGTGATTATGGACGGAGCGGCTGTGAAGCATTCCGTGCTGAATCAGGCTCAGGTCGGCACACGGGCTTCCGTTGGGCCTTTTGCGTATTTACGTCCGGGCACCGTTCTGGGTGAGGGTGTTAAGGTCGGCGACTTCGTAGAGATCAAGAATGCTACAATCGGCGACGGCTCCAAGGTATCTCATTTAAGCTATGTCGGTGATGCTGAGGTCGGCAAGAATGTTAATATCGGCTGCGGCGCAATCACCGTTAATTATGACGGCTATAATAAGTTCAGAACCGAGATTGGCGATGATGCCTTTATCGGCAGCAACGTGAACCTTGTTGCTCCGGTTACAGTGGGCAAGGGCGCATTCATTGTTGCCGGTTCCACGATTACGCGTCCGGTTTCGGAGAACGATCTGGCGATTGCCAGAGCAAGGCAGGAGAATAAGCCGGGGTATGCAGAGAAGATCCGCTCCCGGGCCAAGTCGAAGAAAGACCAGCATAGTCCATCGTAA
- a CDS encoding anti-sigma-F factor Fin family protein, whose amino-acid sequence MAIHYVCRHCRTFLGSIGRSDMTEMQLGLQSLTPAERRDIIAYDSEGEITVKVTCDYCKQALDNNPELSLLASPLQ is encoded by the coding sequence ATGGCAATACACTATGTATGCAGGCACTGCCGGACGTTCTTGGGAAGCATTGGCAGAAGCGATATGACAGAGATGCAGCTGGGGCTGCAATCCTTGACCCCTGCGGAGCGCAGAGATATAATAGCGTATGATTCAGAAGGCGAGATTACGGTGAAGGTGACCTGCGATTACTGCAAGCAGGCGCTGGACAACAACCCCGAGCTCAGCCTGCTGGCCAGTCCGCTTCAGTAA
- a CDS encoding ribose-phosphate diphosphokinase encodes MTYCDSKLKIFTCNSNPKLASQIADYIGIPMGESHTTSFSDGEIQVKLSESVRGCHVYIVQSTCGPVNDNLMELLVMVDALKRASAKSINVVIPYYGYARQDRKARSRDPITAKLVANLIEKAGAHRVITMDLHAMQIQGFFDIPVDHLLGVPILAQYFRSKQIQNPVVVSPDHGGVVRARKLADFLNAPLAIIDKRRPEPNVSEVMNIIGNIEGKTAILIDDIIDTAGTIVLGANALMEGGVKEVYACCTHPVLSGPAHERLENSPIKEIIVTDTIPIRSSNPTSKLKVLSVAPLMGEAIIRVHEELSISKLFEIE; translated from the coding sequence ATGACTTATTGTGATTCCAAACTCAAGATTTTCACCTGCAACTCCAATCCTAAGCTGGCCAGCCAGATTGCTGATTATATCGGCATTCCGATGGGCGAGTCCCATACGACCAGCTTCAGTGACGGAGAGATTCAGGTTAAGCTGTCGGAGAGTGTCCGGGGCTGTCATGTCTATATCGTACAGTCCACCTGCGGACCGGTGAACGACAATCTGATGGAGCTTTTGGTGATGGTAGATGCGCTTAAGCGTGCCTCCGCGAAGAGCATCAATGTCGTGATTCCTTACTACGGGTATGCCCGTCAAGACCGTAAGGCCCGTTCCCGTGATCCGATTACGGCCAAGCTGGTAGCGAACCTGATTGAGAAGGCGGGTGCACACCGCGTCATTACTATGGACCTTCATGCGATGCAGATTCAAGGCTTCTTCGACATTCCTGTGGATCATCTGCTGGGTGTTCCGATTCTGGCCCAATACTTCCGTTCGAAGCAAATTCAGAACCCTGTGGTCGTATCTCCTGACCATGGCGGCGTGGTGCGTGCCAGAAAGCTGGCCGACTTCCTTAACGCTCCGCTGGCGATTATCGACAAGCGCCGTCCTGAACCGAACGTCAGTGAGGTTATGAACATTATCGGTAACATTGAAGGCAAAACGGCGATCCTGATCGATGATATTATCGATACGGCAGGAACGATTGTTCTCGGAGCCAATGCACTGATGGAAGGCGGCGTGAAAGAAGTCTACGCCTGCTGTACGCATCCTGTATTGTCCGGTCCGGCGCATGAACGTCTGGAAAACTCTCCGATCAAAGAAATTATCGTGACGGATACCATTCCAATTCGCAGCAGCAACCCGACCTCGAAGCTCAAGGTGCTGTCCGTAGCCCCGCTGATGGGCGAAGCTATCATTCGCGTGCATGAAGAGCTGTCGATCAGTAAGCTGTTCGAAATCGAATAG
- the pth gene encoding aminoacyl-tRNA hydrolase: MKWIVGLGNPGTQYAKTKHNVGFMALDELASRHGIVFNQNKCKSVIGEGVIGGVKTVLIKPMTFMNLSGEAVRAYMDYYKVQLEDMIVVYDDLDTELGKIRLRYQGSAGGHNGIKSIIQHTGTQSFNRVRMGISRPEPGFAIVDYVLSTFAKKDGARLESMISDTCDAVEFSLQHTFEQTMAKFNG; the protein is encoded by the coding sequence ATGAAATGGATTGTTGGACTCGGGAATCCCGGAACGCAATATGCGAAGACCAAACATAATGTCGGCTTCATGGCCCTCGATGAGCTTGCGTCCAGACACGGAATTGTCTTTAACCAGAATAAATGCAAATCGGTAATCGGTGAAGGGGTGATCGGCGGTGTAAAGACGGTGCTGATCAAGCCGATGACCTTCATGAATTTGTCCGGGGAAGCGGTCCGGGCTTATATGGATTATTATAAGGTCCAACTGGAAGATATGATTGTGGTCTATGATGACCTGGATACGGAGCTGGGTAAGATCAGGCTGCGTTATCAGGGAAGTGCCGGCGGGCACAATGGCATCAAGTCCATCATTCAGCACACGGGCACTCAGAGCTTCAACCGGGTGCGGATGGGCATATCCCGTCCGGAGCCGGGTTTTGCTATAGTGGATTACGTACTGTCTACCTTCGCCAAGAAGGATGGAGCAAGGCTTGAGAGCATGATAAGTGATACATGCGATGCTGTGGAATTCAGCCTGCAGCATACCTTTGAACAGACCATGGCCAAATTCAACGGATGA
- the spoVG gene encoding septation regulator SpoVG: MQITDVRLRRVNSEGRMKAIASITIDNEFVVHDIRVIDGNNGMFVAMPSKRTPDGEFRDIAHPISSGTREKIQSAVLAEYERAATEEEEVIEEGA, from the coding sequence ATGCAAATTACGGATGTCAGACTCCGCCGCGTCAACTCTGAGGGGAGAATGAAAGCAATCGCATCCATTACAATCGATAACGAGTTTGTTGTTCATGACATTCGCGTCATCGACGGGAATAACGGGATGTTTGTTGCAATGCCCAGCAAGCGTACACCTGACGGAGAATTCCGCGATATCGCACACCCGATTTCTTCGGGAACGCGCGAAAAGATTCAATCTGCGGTTCTGGCCGAGTACGAACGTGCCGCTACGGAAGAAGAGGAAGTTATTGAAGAGGGAGCTTAA
- a CDS encoding small, acid-soluble spore protein, alpha/beta type, producing MSRRRRSMMSEELKTELAKELGFYETVEQEGWGGIRAVDAGNMVKRAIQLAEQAAARKS from the coding sequence ATGAGCCGCAGAAGACGGAGCATGATGTCGGAGGAATTGAAGACGGAGCTGGCGAAGGAGCTTGGGTTCTACGAAACGGTTGAGCAGGAGGGCTGGGGCGGGATCCGGGCAGTCGACGCCGGGAATATGGTGAAGCGGGCGATTCAGCTGGCAGAGCAGGCTGCTGCGAGGAAATCGTAG
- the purR gene encoding pur operon repressor yields MKKLKRSQRLVDMTQFLLEKPHDLLPLSTFAERYGAAKSSVSEDLAIIKEVFEGEGMGELQTLAGAAGGVRYIPRMPMDMALAFVNRLCGQLEQSDRILPGGYLYMSDLLGLPSLMEQAGKIIATAFYGVEIDVVMTVETKGIPLAYATAAQLGLPVVLVRRDHQVTEGSAVSINYVSGSHKSIHTMSLSRRALREKSRVLIVDDFMKAGGTVRGMVDLLGEFNAEVAGVGVLVESGDVENEERLLHDYVSLVKLTEVDSKVRRISAFPGNYFSS; encoded by the coding sequence GTGAAAAAACTTAAACGAAGCCAACGGTTAGTTGACATGACCCAATTTTTACTGGAGAAGCCGCATGATCTGCTGCCGCTGTCTACTTTTGCAGAGCGGTACGGTGCGGCGAAGTCATCGGTCAGCGAGGACCTGGCTATTATAAAAGAGGTATTTGAAGGCGAAGGGATGGGCGAGCTGCAGACACTGGCCGGGGCAGCGGGCGGAGTACGGTATATTCCGCGCATGCCCATGGATATGGCGCTTGCCTTCGTGAATCGTCTGTGCGGGCAGCTTGAGCAGAGTGACCGGATTCTGCCCGGCGGTTATCTGTATATGTCGGATTTGCTCGGCCTCCCGTCCCTGATGGAGCAGGCCGGCAAGATTATTGCCACCGCCTTCTACGGCGTGGAGATTGATGTCGTCATGACGGTGGAGACCAAAGGGATTCCACTCGCGTACGCAACCGCTGCGCAGCTGGGGCTGCCTGTCGTGCTGGTACGCCGTGACCATCAGGTAACGGAGGGCTCGGCTGTAAGCATCAACTATGTATCTGGCTCCCATAAGAGCATCCATACGATGTCCCTGTCCAGACGGGCGCTGCGCGAGAAATCGCGGGTGCTGATTGTCGATGACTTCATGAAGGCGGGCGGCACCGTACGCGGAATGGTCGATTTGCTGGGTGAGTTCAATGCAGAGGTCGCAGGTGTAGGCGTGCTGGTGGAGTCCGGCGACGTGGAGAATGAAGAGCGTCTGCTGCATGACTACGTGTCACTGGTGAAGCTGACAGAGGTGGACTCCAAGGTGCGGCGTATTTCGGCGTTTCCGGGCAACTATTTCTCCTCTTAA
- a CDS encoding Veg family protein: MANNALLEIKRSLEAHVGHKITLRANGGRRKTVERTGVLEETYPSVFIVKLDQEQQTFKRVSYSYADILTESVEITVTEDDGQMRIMYIKA; the protein is encoded by the coding sequence ATGGCTAATAACGCGCTGTTGGAAATTAAACGCAGTCTTGAAGCTCACGTCGGTCATAAGATCACGTTGCGGGCTAACGGTGGCCGTCGGAAGACCGTTGAACGCACCGGTGTCCTGGAAGAAACGTACCCTTCTGTATTTATTGTCAAACTCGATCAGGAGCAGCAGACATTCAAGCGTGTCTCCTATAGCTATGCCGATATACTTACTGAATCTGTGGAAATCACAGTTACCGAAGACGATGGGCAGATGCGGATTATGTATATCAAAGCTTAG